One part of the Fusobacterium pseudoperiodonticum genome encodes these proteins:
- a CDS encoding sigma-54-dependent transcriptional regulator gives MLLLGLRLDNDLKLEFENNFENDLVFVENMISFMDAIKNRKYEAIVIDERNSKEEALISLITKITELQKKVVIIILGEASNWRVIAGSIKAGAYDYILKPEIPKNIVKVVEKSVKDYKGLVEKVDKTKSTGEKLIGRSKLMIDLYKVIGKVANNSAPVLVTGERGTGKTSVAKAIHQFSNVHDKPIISVNCNSYRANLLERKLFGYEKGSFEGAAFSQYGELEKAEGGILHLANIESLSLDMQSKILFLLEENRFFRLGGMEPINAFVRIIASTSVNLEELIDKGLFIDELYRKLKVLEINIPNLRDRKDDIPFIIDHYMPECNREMEKNIKGVTKMALKKLLRYDWPGNVNELKNAIKYAVAMCRGSSILIEDLPPNVIGEKVITSKEEIRALSIENLIKNEISQLKSKNKKSDYYFEIISKIEKELIKQILEITNGKKVETAEILGITRNTLRTKMNYYDLE, from the coding sequence ATGCTATTATTAGGACTTCGCTTAGATAATGACTTAAAATTGGAGTTTGAAAATAATTTTGAAAATGATTTAGTATTTGTTGAAAATATGATATCTTTTATGGATGCTATAAAAAATAGAAAATATGAAGCTATAGTAATAGATGAAAGAAATTCAAAAGAAGAAGCACTTATCAGTTTAATAACAAAAATTACTGAACTTCAAAAAAAGGTGGTAATAATTATTTTAGGAGAGGCATCAAACTGGAGAGTTATCGCAGGAAGTATAAAAGCAGGAGCTTATGACTATATATTAAAACCAGAAATACCTAAAAATATTGTAAAAGTGGTAGAAAAATCTGTAAAAGATTACAAAGGTTTGGTAGAAAAAGTTGATAAAACAAAGAGTACAGGGGAAAAATTAATAGGTAGAAGTAAACTTATGATAGACCTTTATAAAGTTATAGGAAAGGTTGCTAATAACTCTGCTCCTGTTTTAGTTACAGGGGAAAGAGGAACAGGAAAAACGAGTGTAGCAAAGGCTATACACCAATTTAGTAATGTTCACGATAAACCTATTATAAGTGTAAACTGTAATTCATATAGAGCAAATCTATTGGAAAGAAAATTGTTTGGTTATGAGAAAGGTTCATTTGAAGGAGCAGCTTTCAGTCAATATGGTGAGTTAGAAAAGGCTGAAGGAGGAATACTTCACTTGGCGAATATAGAATCTTTAAGCCTTGATATGCAATCTAAAATACTATTTTTACTTGAAGAAAATAGATTTTTTAGATTGGGTGGAATGGAACCAATAAATGCTTTTGTTAGAATAATAGCATCTACAAGTGTAAACCTTGAAGAACTTATAGATAAAGGACTATTTATAGATGAACTTTATAGAAAATTAAAAGTTTTGGAAATAAATATTCCTAATTTAAGAGACAGAAAAGATGATATACCTTTTATTATTGACCATTATATGCCAGAGTGTAATAGAGAAATGGAAAAAAATATAAAGGGTGTAACAAAGATGGCCTTGAAAAAGTTACTGAGATATGACTGGCCAGGTAATGTAAATGAATTAAAAAATGCAATAAAATATGCAGTTGCAATGTGTAGAGGTTCTAGTATTTTGATAGAAGACTTACCACCTAATGTAATAGGTGAAAAAGTAATCACTTCAAAAGAAGAAATTAGAGCACTCTCTATTGAAAATTTAATTAAAAATGAAATAAGTCAATTAAAGAGTAAAAATAAGAAAAGTGATTATTACTTTGAAATAATCTCTAAGATTGAAAAAGAATTGATTAAGCAAATACTTGAAATAACTAATGGAAAGAAAGTAGAGACGGCTGAGATTTTAGGAATAACAAGAAACACTTTAAGAACTAAAATGAATTATTATGATTTGGAGTAA
- the dnaX gene encoding DNA polymerase III subunit gamma/tau, producing MHITLYRKYRPSSFSEVSGENEIVKSLKLSLKNKSMAHAYLFSGPRGVGKTTIARLIAKGVNCLNLGEDGEPCNECKNCKAINEGRFSDLIEIDAASNRSIDEIRSLKEKINYQPVEGLKKVYIIDEAHMLTKEAFNALLKTLEEPPSHVMFILATTELDKILPTIISRCQRYDFKALDIEDMKSGLKHILKEENLSMSDEVYPLIYENSSGSMRDSISILERLIVTANGNEINLKIAEETLGVTPSSRIKIFLDKLLNESEYNIINELEALANESFDIELFFKDLAKYCKNAIVKNELDIDKGLKIISTIYDVINKFKFEDDKKLVGYVIVADILANSTQTIVRTVTKVQKVVEDTDNTPNTVVEAVKEKPKVQITIADVKSNWNSILDEAKKKRISYKVFLMGANPVRVEDNIIFITYDKKYLFPKEQMESEEYNREFTEIIRKFFNENSLELKYEVIGQKKEEESGEEEFFKKIENYFKGNS from the coding sequence ATGCATATTACACTTTATAGAAAATATAGACCAAGTAGTTTTTCAGAAGTATCTGGAGAAAATGAAATAGTAAAAAGTCTTAAATTATCTTTAAAAAACAAATCTATGGCTCATGCCTATCTTTTTTCAGGACCAAGAGGAGTTGGTAAGACTACCATTGCAAGACTTATTGCAAAGGGAGTGAATTGTTTAAACTTAGGCGAAGATGGAGAGCCTTGTAATGAATGTAAAAATTGTAAGGCTATAAATGAAGGAAGATTTTCAGACCTTATAGAAATCGATGCTGCTTCAAATAGAAGTATTGATGAAATAAGAAGTTTAAAAGAGAAAATCAATTATCAACCAGTGGAAGGTTTGAAAAAAGTATATATAATAGATGAAGCACATATGCTAACAAAAGAAGCATTTAATGCACTTCTAAAAACTTTAGAAGAGCCACCATCTCATGTAATGTTTATATTGGCAACGACAGAACTAGATAAGATATTACCTACTATAATTTCTCGTTGTCAAAGATATGATTTTAAAGCTCTTGATATAGAAGATATGAAGTCTGGACTGAAGCATATTTTAAAAGAAGAAAATTTATCAATGAGTGATGAAGTATATCCACTTATCTATGAAAATTCTTCTGGAAGTATGAGAGATTCAATTTCTATTTTAGAAAGACTTATAGTCACAGCCAATGGAAATGAAATAAATTTAAAGATAGCTGAAGAAACTTTAGGAGTAACACCAAGTTCAAGAATAAAAATTTTTTTAGATAAGTTGTTAAATGAAAGCGAATATAATATAATAAATGAACTGGAAGCTTTAGCAAATGAATCTTTTGATATAGAATTATTTTTTAAAGATCTAGCTAAATACTGTAAAAATGCTATAGTTAAAAATGAATTAGATATAGATAAGGGCTTAAAAATAATATCAACTATCTATGATGTAATAAATAAGTTCAAATTTGAAGATGATAAAAAACTTGTTGGCTATGTAATAGTTGCAGATATTTTGGCAAATTCAACTCAAACTATAGTAAGAACAGTAACTAAGGTTCAAAAAGTTGTGGAAGACACTGATAATACACCTAATACTGTAGTGGAAGCTGTTAAAGAAAAGCCAAAAGTACAGATTACTATAGCTGATGTAAAAAGCAATTGGAACTCTATATTAGATGAAGCTAAAAAGAAGAGAATTTCATATAAAGTTTTCCTAATGGGAGCTAATCCTGTAAGAGTAGAGGATAATATTATATTTATAACTTATGATAAAAAATATTTATTTCCAAAAGAACAGATGGAAAGTGAAGAGTATAATAGAGAATTTACAGAAATTATAAGAAAATTCTTCAATGAAAATAGCTTAGAATTAAAATATGAAGTTATTGGGCAGAAAAAAGAAGAAGAAAGTGGTGAGGAGGAATTCTTTAAAAAGATAGAAAATTATTTTAAAGGAAATTCCTAA